The stretch of DNA ACAGACGATCATTTCGATTCAAAAATATCTCAGAAATGGCTAATTTAtcttcagattttcccttcaaagtaaaacatttgtactctaccattaaaacaataaatatggaggtgaaaattgtgaatcaggggcggcttatacgagagaaattgtcaaattcaatgattttaaggcaatttttataCGCAGacacggctaatatgcgagaaaaaacaggtagatgctttttttaatagaattactaacttgtttattttcaaaaggGCATGTCATGTTTTATGATGGGAAACAGtgtcatttttcatcaaaagCCCTTTTGGAATATTCCGTTGAGAAAAGACCAGCTGTGGGCTGCCAACTCAGGTAAAGGATGAAATCTTAATCCAATTTTAAAGGTGAAAAGATCATAATTCAAATGGAATTTCAGCTTCTGGTATCATATTCATAACGAAATGTTCGCCAAATCGTCGTGGTGGCCCATTGTTGTCAACATGCTTCGAGGGACGTCCACCTACCAGTTGCTGAAGACGCAAACGACGACGATGGACGGATGGCAAAATGCCAAAACTCGCATTGGAAATCAAGCGGGAGGATTTAAGGTACCGAATATTCTTATAAAAATGGAATCCATATTTGGAGTCATGTCCAAAACCTACATTGATTTACTGTCCACCTCCATAACTCAAAAGAACCTTTCTTCAAAAGTCAATCATCTCACATTAACAGCTCCAGTTTTACTTCAGTTGTTTTGATTCGACGAACGCCATGTTGGATGACGTCAAATTTGAGAATTGCGCCGAGGGTGAAATCCCTATTGGCTCGGAGCAACTGTCCTGCACTTTTGAAGAAGACACTTGTTCCTGGTACCATGATTACAATGCCACCATCTTGTGGAAACGGGTTAAAGGTGGATTTCAGCACCCCCAGGGCAACGGTTTGTACGATTTTTAAGCTATTCGTTGCATTTTTTGACCAAATAACTTGTCCTCAATCTTGAAACTACTCTATTTCCCATTTCTCGTAGGCTATTATATGGTAGTTTCCAGTAAACCTGGTCTTGACGTCTCATCTTCTGCAAGACTGATTGGCTTTGCCGTGGGAAAGGTCATTTGCGTGACCTTTCGTTACCATATTTTTGGTAACAGCATTGGTGGGTGTccccatttttttatcaaaaaggaaaattcagattttatttgGGAAGTAAATTGACTACTATAACTTTTCTAACAGGTTTATTGAAGTTTATCGTAAAGAGACCTGGACAGGCCGAAGATGCCGTGTGGATTAGGAGTGGCACTCAGGGAGATAAATGGAGATATGCCGATCTTACCTTTTCCAGTGAGGAACCAATCcaggtttgtctttttttctggacTTAACTTTACCAATCGCAACATTGGGGTATGAAatttaatgtggaataaaaagaGGTTTAAGATTGATCCTTGGGGTACTCCAGATTAACGAAATAGtttatagtacagtggtacttcaAGATATGAGCCTAATTCGTTATGGAACAGaactcgtatgttgatttactcgtacaTTTTTGCAACATCGCAACATTGGGTTATGAAATTTAATGTGGAATAATAAGAGGCTTAAGATTGACCCTTGGGGTGCTCCAGATTAAGGAAATATcttatagtacagtggtactttgagatatgagcctaATTCGTTACAggattgagctcgtatgtcgatttactcgtaaatTTTTGCAATATTGCAACATTGTGATATGAAatttaatgtggaataaaaagaGCCTTAAGATTGACCCTTGGGGTACTCCAGATTATTGAAATAGtttatagtacagtggtactttgagatatgagcctaATTCGTTATGGGACAGaactcgtatgttgatttactcgtaaatTTTTGCAACATTGCAACATTGGGGTATGAAatttaatgtggaataaaaagaGGCTTAAGATTGACCATTGGGGTACTCCAGATTGACGAAATAGcttatagtacagtggtactttgagatatgagcctaACTCGTTACAggattgagctcgtatgtcgatttactcgtaaatTTTTGCAACATCGCAACATTGGGGTATGAAatttaatgtggaataaaaaaaggtttaagATTGACCCTTGGGGTGCTCCAGATTAATGAAATATcttatagtacagtggtactttgagatGTGAGCCTAATTCGTTACGGGATTGAGCTCATATATCGATTTACTTGTAAATTTTTGCAATATCGCAACATTGGGGTATGAAatttaatgtggaataaaaatggccttaaaattgaCCCTTGGGATGCTCCAGATTAAGGAAATATcttatagtacagtggtactttgagatTTGAGCCTAAATCGTTACGAGACTGAacttgtatgttgatttactcgtaaatTTTTGTACGGCAACACGCTCATAACATACGgaaaacaaattttaatgaacttggattattaaatacactcaaaaataaatgtaatctaaccttacactaaacaaaattttactcgtatctcaaatggctCGTATGTCGAagcactcatatgtcaaattACCACTGTACTGATTGTTATTGCTACTTTTCATGTTGTATGAATAAACAGGACCCTATTTGCCAAGAATAGGGAATATTTAGCAAAGAAAATCTAAACCCATTTTAATACTTTTGTTACAAAAGAACTTATACTCGTGGTATTTTTCTGCTGGTATCTCTATTACATGAGCCTGTAACTTTTACTGataagttttttgtttgttctccaGTTCATCATTGAAGCTGTGGTGGGTGGCGAACAAGGCACCATCTCTATAGATGACATCACGGTGTCATGTAGTGAAAATGGTTCATGTCCCCCCGAGCGCGAGTGTACCTTCCAAGGCTCGCTCTGCGGTCTGCAACACAATTCCTCGTCGGACTTTACCTGGACCCGTATGAACGGGGCGTCTCAACCTAGCAATTCGTCGGGCCCACGCGTCGATCACACTCTGGAGACGGAGCACGGTCAGAAACCTCCTCGCTACACGTGACTAAACCATtgttggtgctcggacgtttggtcgccggtcaaacggtgacggagagtttactgttgaaaccagctctcaaaattatagtcatcagagagagtttaatatctaaaagagagagattaatatcaagtactgtttaatatgtaagtactgtttaatatctaagtactgttgaaacctgctctcaaaattatattcgtgagagagagtttaatatcgaagagagaagtttaatatctaagtactgtttaatatctaagtactgtttcatatctgagtactgtttaatatctaagtactgttgaaacctgctctcaaaattatattcgtgagagtttaatatctaaatatctactgtttttaacagtacttagatattaaacagtacttagatattaaacagtacttagatattaaacagtacttagatattaaacagtacttggatattaaacagtacttggatattaaacagtacttagatattaagcagtacttagatattaaacagtacttagatattaaacagtacttagatattaaacagtacttggatattaaacagtacttagatattaaactacttagatattaagcagtacttagatattaaacagtacttagatattaaacagtacttagatattaaacagtacttagatattaaacagtacttagatattaaacagtacttagatattaaactctctcttatgaatataattttgagagctggtttcaacagtaaacactctgtcaccaaaagaccggcgaccaaacgtccggtcacgaaaacCGTTTACCAACCAGAACCTTCATCACTTGTGTAGGCTATTATCTAAGCGCCCAGTTATGGAGACATCCAGCAGGCTCCAAAGGCCAAATCATGACCGCGGTGATGGAGTCAACTCCCCCACAAGGGGAGTGCTTAATGTTTTGGTACTACATGGAGGGAATTGACATAGGCCGACTCAACGTTTACATCCTGCTCGCCGGAAACGCCATCGAGCTTTGGAACAGGAGTGGAAATCAGGGCAACCGTTGGAGGCACGGACGAGTGACGCTCCGCAGCCCTGCTTCGCCTTACCAGGTAGGAAATCCTTGGAGATGTTTTGCTCTCCACATGAAGTCCTATGGAGTCAGTCTGGCCTCGCGAACGTGACCAAACACGCATTTTTTTGCCTCATTAGGTGATATTTGAAGCGGTGACGGGCAATGGGCCGAGGAGAGATATTGCTattgatgacttaaccattcaTAATGGGGAGTGTCCTCCTGAAGGTGAGCCATGGCACCAAAACTACAAAATTCAATGGGCTTGACATTGACACAAGAGGGGTTTTGATCGAGTTTAGATTTCATCTTTGATCGGAAGTACTGTCCATGCAGGGGTGGGCCggggggtcacattgactttaaaaatttgagcacaagatacgatacatgtaaaaaagtgcatccgttaacagtacatatgaaacagaaacagaaaaaaaggactaaagtattaacatactcatcactcatcattaaagtaaaaagtataaagtacaaagtgaaaaggaatgtattgagaaatattaaaatatcatttaaaaaaagattgaggggctgtaaaacatgaaaaacaaataagagtggacagagcaattccgcgtgacggcgccatcttggggaaaaataaataaataaatacatttggacaACTTTGGCGGGATTTCACCAAATATAAAAATGGTGCCATGCGGGATAGCCACAATACTAACAAAATACTAAcattcatgttgttgttgttgttgttgtttttttaaaaggtttttgtGACTTTGAGATGGACTTTTGTGGTTGGGTGAACAATCCTCCAGCAGAGTCAGGGTtcaactgggattggctccccGGAAGCAGTACAGGCTCTCTCACCCCTTCAATGGACCACTCAACAATGTCCCCTCTCGGTAAGACAGTGAGTTTTTGTTAATATTGGTCAATCtaaaatcatgtaaaaaaaaaaatgactgtatatATAAGGCGAAGCAAGGTACATTTATTGGTAatcggaggtttggtcgcccggacgtttggtcgccccggacgtttggtcgccccggacgtttggtggccccggacgtttggtcgcccaggacgtttggtcgcaccggacgtttggtcgccccggacgtttggtcgccccggacgtttggtcgccccggacgtttggtcgccccggacgtttggtcgccccggacgtttggtcgccccggacgtttggtgccccggacgtttggtcgccccggacgtttggtcgccccggacgtttggtggcccggacgtttggtggcccggacgtttggtggcccggacgtttggtcgcaaataTGGCGATAGCAATCAAATGTCCATGCTTACTAGGAAAGTGAGtcgtaaatgtattttttaaagggcTTGTTAAATAAGACTATCATTGTTCTACTTGTGGCTTGAGGCCACTTTGTATTCTACAGGCCGTTTCAATCCGACAGAAACGAAGTAGCTCGACTCGAGAGCGAGAGGATGGAGGCTGTGGAGCAAGCCTGTCTTACGTTCTGGCATCAGGCTAATGGCTGGGGTTCCCACAGTAAGTCACAGTTACTACGTTCCTTCACATATTAAATCGACAACTTTCCAAAGCTATGTGACTCAGAGGATTTGATTCCATTCCAGGACCGTCACACGTTACGTTGAGCGTCATTGTGAACGAGACCACCGGCCTTCGTCAGGTCTGGAATACCACTGGATTCATGAATTCCACTTGGATCCAAGAAAAGGTCCATTTCACGGCATCGGGGCCTCACCAGGTAGAGTTTCAAAAATTACCGTCACTTGGAGGAGGAACATTTTTGCTCAAGTCTTAACCTTTAAAACAGATTATTCTCCAAGCCACAAGTACAATTGACAGGGATTCAAGCTTCTCCCTTGATGATATCCACATCTTAAGGAACACGTCTTGTCAAGATACAATTACCACCACCACCTCGCAAcccgccaccaccaccgccatTAACCCAAGCTCTGACGTGCAGTGTACTTTTGAACAAGGTGATTAGATAGGTTTGATCGCTGTggtagcgtgaccggacgtttggttgccggtcttttggtcccttttggtcgccggtcaaatgtacttagatataaaacagtacttagatattaaacagtacttagatattaaacagtacttagatattaaacactaattaGATATTacgcagtacttagatattaaacagtacttatatattaaagagtacttagatattaaagagtacttatatattaaacagtacttagatatttaacagtacttagatattaaacagtaattagatattaaacagtacttaggtattaaacagtacttagatattaaatagtacttagatattaaacagtacttagatattaaacagtacttagatgttaaacagtacttggatattaaacagtacttagatgttaaacagcacttggatattaaacagtacttggatattaaacagtacttagatattaaactctctctctcttagatattaaacagtacttagatattaaactctctctctcttagatattaaacattacttgcatattaaacagtacttagatattaaactctctctcttagatattaaactctctgtcatgaatataattttgagagctggtttcaacagtaaactctgttaaaatttgaccggcgaccaaaagggaccaaaagaccactTTCAGAAATGGAAATCCTGCTATTGTGGTTAATTGAAACGTAGTTGTTTGGAATCATAGATATCCCCAATCTTACTAGAATTGCATTAAATCTAAACATGATTCTTGTGTAGGTCTGTGTAATTGGCTACAAgaggatgatgataatgatttgGACTGGACCCTCAGTAGAGCCATGGAAGTGGAAAAACCCTGGGATGGACCTCTGTACGATCACACTGTAGGAAATGACCAAGGTACAGCCTGAAATTATTTCTCATAGACGGCATTTTTTACAGTAAGAAATGCCTAGGAGAAATCTGACTATTttccttgttttattttatttattttttgattctcaagggttttatttacttattactGGCTCTGGATCGAGTGAGCACGAGACGGCGAGCATTTCTACAGACGTCAGCCATTTGACATCACCAATTTGTATCCACTTTTGGTATTACATGTCGGGATCTTCGGTTTCTAACCTTCAACTTCTAGTTGAAACAGTAAATTCACCTCTTGCTTACTTTCAAACAATATCTGCAATAAGTTGCAATATCTGTTTaaagtatttctttcttttaaatatagAAAACTTCCAAAGTGATAGTCTGGACTCGTAGAGGGACTCAAATTGCAGACTGGGTCAACGGTCAAGTCACCATCGAAATGGAAGAAATCAACCGGGTAAAGTTTGACCTGAAGTGAGCACGATATATCGATAAATatgaatgactaaaaaaagcatgttttttaaCTCTCGATAGGTGATTTTTAGCGGCCACAGAAGCTCAAAAAGTGAGGGATTTCTTGCACTTGATGATGTCACAGTGAGCAATGGCGCCTGCAAAAAACAGAGTATGTGGAAACTTCCTTTTCTCTTCAATTGATAGAACTATTCGGGCTGTAAAgtacatgtactgtattttcacgactataaggcgcaccacatttaaaggcgcaccctcaatgaatgacacattttatttttttttccatatataaagcacactggattataaggcgcacagtctattttggagaaaatttaagacttaagtgggccttatagtggtgaaaatacagtatattttcgTCAGTCATTTTTCATTACGAACATTCAGTACATTTTGAATTCTATTTAATGAGGATACATATTTGCGTCAGGGAGTTTTTTAACAGCTTGCAGTTTGTCCCTTTGCCTGAGTATGCTCGTATATCcgaatttgtctcgtatctcaagtgaaatatttgccgaaattttactcgtatctcaaaatgctcgtatgtcaaggtaacaCTGTACTTGTTCCTCTAAGTATCAACATCATGGTTAATATTGTTATAGTAGTAGTgtaggagacaaaaaaatgtaaatgtacttagatataaaacagtacttggatattaaacagtacttagatatcaaacagtacttagatattaaacagtacttagatattaaacagtacttcgctattaagaagtacttagatattaaacagtacttatatattaaacagtacttatatattaaactgtacttagatattaaagagtacttagatattaaactgtacttagatattaaacaatactttgatattcaacagtacttagatattaaagagtacttagatattaaagagtacttagatttCTGGGCTCCTGATGACCTGATCTAGTTTATATTCAGGTGTCTGCGGGTTTGATTCCAACTCTTGTGGCTTTGAGAACGACGTCAGTCACGCTGGACAGTGGGGGCGCCAAAGAGCCACAAAAGACAACGTGGATCACACTTACGGAACTGACAATGGCAagtcaaaaacaaatatataaaaatgttacaATGAACAAAATGAAACGACCAAAGTCAGAATTGACAACCTCCAATCAAATCCTTATTTTATTCTTTAGGTTACTATATGACTGTACTTCAATCAAATTCGCTACAACCTGAAGTGGCTCAGCTCTTATCGCCCGATTTGCACTCACCCGTGGAGATGTGTGCACGATTCTGGTGAGACATTTTATACACGATTTTCTCTAATAAGAAGGAATTTCATGAAATCTACTCGCCATGTATTTTGACCAGGTACCGACTCCCCGCTCTGGCTTCTAACGTGCTATCCGTCCACGTATTGGGCGCCGACCAGGGCGACGCTCTTTGGGAACGTTCGGGGGCGCCGTCCTCGGACTGGGAGGTCGCAGAGGTCACCGTATTCTGGCCGACAAAGTTCAACGTAAGACCTCAGTTGCTACGTTTTGCCGGCTCAATGGCGCCAAGGTTCATTTTTCCCCATCCCTAGGTGGTTTTTAGGGCATACCACAATCCGGGTGACAATTCCACCGTCCAGTTGGATGATTTTTCCGTGACTACGGGGGCCTGCTCCGCCCCTGCCAACTGTGATTTTGAATCGGGGCCTTGCAACTGGCTTAACGTGCCCACCAATGGCGGGCATGATTGGGTTCTGGACAGTGGGGGGTTTCGGGGTCCATCTGTGGACCACACTACCGAATCCTCTGAAGGTAGGGTCTTACATTTTCTACTGAAGTCTTCCCATTcctgaaataatgttttttttttttgtttttttgctggaaaatagaaaaactaTGGGTAAAATCAACTGATCTGTGCTTAATatttagtacagtggtacctcgagatatgagcttaatttgtttcaGAACTGAGCTTTGATTTagttgtaactcaaatgaatgtgtcccataggaatgaatgaaaaactaaGTAATTTGTTCCTTAATACATTCTAATTTTGGTTTTaaatttgatacctttcttctaccGGGTTGGGTGTagttgccccgcctccaccctgactttcagggCGGGacattttgcatggcaacgcgcccgtaacataacatgaacaaattgaaatgaacttggattacgatgcagacacactgaaAAATCGATTTAAACTAagcttacactaaacttaagtctaattttgtttgaaatgttgatacctttcttggctctattggccccgcctccaccctgactttcacatgcaacctatcgagggttgtttgcttttgtattcccttcaaaatattcccaaaataatccacacaaatgtcctcacaataggataacgcacaaccactccccaacaaaaagtactataaaaactcctctcatattagcaaacaaactccgccattcgcactgactaacagaaaaaaaacactgaaaaaattcaaagctccgcccagtgctcgtagatacaTTCCACAAGGAATTTGCGACCaaaaagacagtggccatgatgttcttatgaatatgttcgtatatcaaaatttgtcttgtatctcaagataaatatttgcccaaaatttgacccatatctcaaattgctcctataccaaagtaccactgtattaatATTCCAAAACAAAATCTGAGAATGATCAACTGATGATTAACTGCAGTCACACCAAGTATTGcagtatttccatttttttttgtttttatacatcTTGTGATCACAAAAGTCATTGTGTGGGAGCGCGTGTTGATTATCCGGTCAAAAGCAATGACCTGGCAACAATTGTCGTTTGCTCATTTTCAGGTCGCTTCTTGCTAAGTTTAGCATCAGGCGCTACCAGTGTGGCTAAGTTAGCATCGGAATGGATTCAACATAAAGACGCTGCGGCCTGTCTCAACTTTTGGCATCATAGCAGGTCAGCAGTAAATCCATATTTTCACTCTTTATCATATGTCGACATTACCGAGGATGCACTTTATCCTCTTTTTCCTGGTGGACTTCCTCAAAATGTGTACGCAATCACccgttgcagtttttttttgcaagacaaCATGTAAACTGTGGGTCAGAGTTCactcaacaagaaaaaaaaatacatagagagttaaaattgaattaaatttgagGGGAAAACTGACCTGATTCGTTTTGAATCAACGGATCAAGtcatattttataaaatggCTATTTATTTCATGGGAGGACTTTTTATTTCAATCATTCTTTGATTTTATGAACCATTTATCCTCGCAAAAgtcgcgagggtgctggagcctaaaccCAGTTAGTTGGCCAATCACAAGCACaagaaaactaaataaacaaTAACTCGTCGTGAGGGGAAATTTAGTGTTGGACCAGagtaaccggacgtttggtcgccggtcttttggtcttttttggtcaccggtcaaatatacttagatattaaacagtacttagatattaaacaatactttgatattaaacagtacttagatattaaacagtactttgatattaaacagtacttagatattaaacagtacttggatattaaacagtacttagaaattaaacagtgcttagatattgaacagtacttagatattaaacagtacttggatattaaacagtacttagatattaaacagtacttaaatattaaacagtacttagacattaaacagtacttagatattaaacagtacttagatattaaacagtacttagaaatacttcaactctctctctcatgaatataattttgtaagctaacttcaacagtaaactctctgtcaccaaaagactggcgaccaaaagactggcgaccaattgtccggcgaccaaacgtccgagcacctcaACCAGCCTAGCCTCCATCTTTTTGGGGGCGTGGGAGTaaaccccagaaaaaaaaacccacactaacccagagaaaacatgctaactccacacagtgaggacccacctgggatcaaaccctcgactacagaactgtgaggccgatgcaatATCCACTTGGCGCCTGACGTTTTATCgatgtgattattttttcaaatttggacgaactgcatggatttttttcctcactccATCTCAAATTTTTCCTCACAGTAGTCAGAACGGGACTCTGCGAGTGATTGTTCGCTCGGGCCAATCAGAAGACGAGCTGAAGTTTGAGACCAACAGCAGCAGTGGACAAAGCTGGAAGAGATTTTCTCAAAGtttacaacagaaaaaaactttcCAGGTATACAATTCCTTAGCGCCAATCCAGTTGTGGATACATTTTTTCTCCTTAATCGTACCCGTAGTTGCTGATCGAAGCGGAGACGGACGCGGGGAACTTTATCGCCATCGATGACGTCAGTCTCAAACCTGGTCTTTGCCAAGGTGGCCCCTCCCCCTTCACTCAAATCGTATGAGCTCATCTACTACAATCGAATGTGTTTTAAAGGAATATTTAATACGGTTTTGCAGAGAATGGGACGGCTTCGACTTTAGCCGGTTGTACGTTTGCAAAAGACACGTGTGGATGGGAGGATGACCTCGTCGGGCGGGGTCAGTGGAAAAGAGGAAGGGGTGCATCACACAGCGGTGGACCATCTACGGATCACACAATGGGCACCATGATGGGTGAGTCCACGCGCCTCAAATGTCTTTTATTGTCTTGACGGACAATATCATCGCATCGTTGTTTGGGAAATGTCTCTTTAAAAGTGACGTTCGGAATTCTACCCGAGAGTcgtatacaaatacatatacatatacatatacatatacatatacatatacatatacatatacatatacatatacatatacatatacatatacatatacatatacatatacatatacatatacatatacatatacatatacatatacatatacatatacttatacttatacttatacttatacttatacttatacttataattatatacttatacacctatacttatacatatacttattcttatacatgtacttatacacatacatatcttatacttatacatgtacatatacttgTACATACACTTGTACATATACTTGTACATATACTTGTACATATACTTGTACATATACTTGTACATATACttgtacatatacttatacatatacatatacttatacatatacttatacacgtacttatacatatacttatacacatacatatcttatacttatacttatacgtgtacatatacttatacacatacatatcttatacttatacttatacatatacttatacatatacttatacatatacttatacatatacttatacatatacttatacatatacttatacatatacttatacatatacttatacatatacttatacatatacttatacatatacttatacttatacttatacttatacttatacatttacatatacatttacatatacatatacatatacatatacttatacttatacatatacttatacttatacgtatgcttatacatgtacttatacatgtacatatacacacaatatTTATAGCTCTACATTATTTTGTGGATTTATAAGCTTTGATCCTCCAGGCTGGTACGTGTTGGTGACTCCGCACAAAAGCGACCGCCTGAGCCCCGCAACTCTGCGGAGCCCATTCGCAAGACAGGTCGCCGCCAACTGCACTCTCCACTTCTACTATAACATCAAAGGAGAAGGTGCGTTTTCTCTCACTcgccaccctaaaaaaaaaatggctccgACCCGCACCAACTGTTTCAGGAAAACCGGACTTGAAGGTGGTCTTGGCGGAGAGCTCGCGCAACACCGTCCTTTGGTGGCACTCTGGCGCGG from Stigmatopora nigra isolate UIUO_SnigA chromosome 9, RoL_Snig_1.1, whole genome shotgun sequence encodes:
- the LOC144201774 gene encoding MAM and LDL-receptor class A domain-containing protein 2, with the translated sequence MRQLIALLAVHFVITSSCPTGSFQCLNGEFLSTEDVCDFKKDCEDGSDEFCGNCDFEYDSCGWNNTAKDQWTREWANITSIPGVDHTTESPWALLEYSVEKRPAVGCQLSFWYHIHNEMFAKSSWWPIVVNMLRGTSTYQLLKTQTTTMDGWQNAKTRIGNQAGGFKLQFYFSCFDSTNAMLDDVKFENCAEGEIPIGSEQLSCTFEEDTCSWYHDYNATILWKRVKGGFQHPQGNGYYMVVSSKPGLDVSSSARLIGFAVGKVICVTFRYHIFGNSIGLLKFIVKRPGQAEDAVWIRSGTQGDKWRYADLTFSSEEPIQINEIVYSTVVLQDMSLIRYGTELFIIEAVVGGEQGTISIDDITVSCSENGSCPPERECTFQGSLCGLQHNSSSDFTWTRMNGASQPSNSSGPRVDHTLETEHGYYLSAQLWRHPAGSKGQIMTAVMESTPPQGECLMFWYYMEGIDIGRLNVYILLAGNAIELWNRSGNQGNRWRHGRVTLRSPASPYQVIFEAVTGNGPRRDIAIDDLTIHNGECPPEDGLLWLGEQSSSRVRVQLGLAPRKQYRLSHPFNGPLNNVPSRPFQSDRNEVARLESERMEAVEQACLTFWHQANGWGSHRPSHVTLSVIVNETTGLRQVWNTTGFMNSTWIQEKVHFTASGPHQIILQATSTIDRDSSFSLDDIHILRNTSCQDTITTTTSQPATTTAINPSSDVQCTFEQGLCNWLQEDDDNDLDWTLSRAMEVEKPWDGPLYDHTVGNDQGFYLLITGSGSSEHETASISTDVSHLTSPICIHFWYYMSGSSVSNLQLLVETKTSKVIVWTRRGTQIADWVNGQVTIEMEEINRVIFSGHRSSKSEGFLALDDVTVSNGACKKQSVCGFDSNSCGFENDVSHAGQWGRQRATKDNVDHTYGTDNGYYMTVLQSNSLQPEVAQLLSPDLHSPVEMCARFWYRLPALASNVLSVHVLGADQGDALWERSGAPSSDWEVAEVTVFWPTKFNVVFRAYHNPGDNSTVQLDDFSVTTGACSAPANCDFESGPCNWLNVPTNGGHDWVLDSGGFRGPSVDHTTESSEGRFLLSLASGATSVAKLASEWIQHKDAAACLNFWHHSSSQNGTLRVIVRSGQSEDELKFETNSSSGQSWKRFSQSLQQKKTFQLLIEAETDAGNFIAIDDVSLKPGLCQENGTASTLAGCTFAKDTCGWEDDLVGRGQWKRGRGASHSGGPSTDHTMGTMMGWYVLVTPHKSDRLSPATLRSPFARQVAANCTLHFYYNIKGEGKPDLKVVLAESSRNTVLWWHSGAVTNSWFHGEVAVGRRRRDFNVLFEATRGFDEPGHIAVDDIDFAGCDLPEPPSECPENMFTCENGVCVEKDRVCDFTDDCGDWTDERNCEHQERCSFERGLCSWAGSHLDQSGARWSRQRGQDAWPKNGPPMDHTLQSSAGYYITPTTRHTETGQILEILSKTLLPSSNCTVRFFYYSLKDTTGKLTAESRTHRSGTDDRTLWSRTQSDSYNWQREDVTFSSSVKCKIVFRFATGAGGSGHVALDDVSFSKECTFDPDNSLLPDTAPPTSPPPNPCQESEFFCWRSEGSKCIPSNLKCNYKADCPQAEDEDDCGPCSFERNQCGWTDPGQALSGWRRRKAGAMAWPPTDHTTGKGFYMSVNSSQAPTSGETRLQSPRLPPSSPYCQILFHFHISAVCAGSLKVLTRHPGGSEAILWSRSRNTVAYWTAESLPLGPHLQPYEVTFSTGYEGTREDSPTDACVVALDDISFLNCHQSFHPPELSTLGCDFEDGLCIWTQGADDQLDWLVGSGTTGTPNTGPAGDRTPGKDNYIYIESSSPSERNDVAQLKSALLPPAVQQGYCLKFWYHMHGATVGSLRVFLLTAESMEKTLVWQKSGNQGHDWRLAQSHVTLRKIHQVILEASVGGQAGDIAVDDISLGLGACPDSDLCDFEDGNCNWQQNSDDDTDWIRHSGPTPNPNTGPDGDHSTNTTVGHYYYLPSSNQDLSGQTAAMSSRFYLPEKAACFQIWYHMYGRSMGKLNVYQQSEQGVRELIFSQSGDQHNLWRFAQGAFLPWLRPYRLVVEGVKAGPSLEGDMAFDDVTILNAKCPPRHSCDFELNMCRWSNVGGGMDQHDWLRGRGVAPNVDTGPGFDHTMSTPQGYYIYVDSAVGHSGDAAFLISDVFQPTTRGRCLTFWYHMFGPDVGTLRVYVNDRKGQDSGNEKGVQKWVEFGDKGDKWLSASVFVDHDDAFWFVFVYQRGIISRGDVALDDISVIGGPCPSEPTTDNNDTYILSVGLAVGLTTLAGAVIFIFIVRLYLKNFAKSSTRSENELSPNSVNLSTCSIDGTMRRSESSLSFFNILYNDPPGETQVGSSHA